The following are encoded together in the Petrotoga sp. 9PW.55.5.1 genome:
- the mutL gene encoding DNA mismatch repair endonuclease MutL, whose amino-acid sequence MKIKTLSPEVIMKIAAGEVVSGPNSVIKELIENSIDANADNIKVEIVDGGKSLIKVEDNGIGMTAEEIKLAILPHTTSKISSIDDIYRLQTFGFRGEALASISKVSRMKITSKVSEEELGTSLEIFGGKILDEKKVNTSTGTKIEIMDLFFNIPARRKFLKSNSAEGRYVTDIVEKFALSNSIDLTYTRDNKEIYRFSKDMDLATKCLRIYPELKMEDIIQVDYEDPSFKIYGVISHPKIGRSNRTAQTFFVNKRYVKAASLFSVLEKGYGTMLEKAVHPYAVVFIDISSDMVDVNVHPQKLEVKFSDERKVASLLKSTVRETLNEKTSFTLELVEKKEEPHFSENKSSDFSFQDLYDKESESYFKEDTNVEYYRDDQEPIIDKEQNYQKNNKIISNNDFTYHKTVKNMNNFDFSNYKELKPITKADSLANLRIVGMVAGRYLIVESEDKMLFVDFHAAHERYIYENLKKQLDEKDNLSYNILLSPVKIKLDNIRKEIILENKEHLEKIGIIIEENKEEIIVKGLPNLLKINDVEKMILEVADNLRLSNLDNDINIFDKNLATIACRSAVKTGDNPTGMETLLKNILENKLLTCPHGRPIMFQISFKSLDKYFERF is encoded by the coding sequence ATGAAAATAAAAACTCTTTCACCAGAAGTTATTATGAAAATAGCTGCGGGAGAAGTTGTGTCTGGACCAAATTCGGTTATCAAAGAATTAATAGAAAATTCTATAGATGCAAATGCAGATAATATCAAAGTAGAAATTGTTGACGGAGGAAAATCTTTAATAAAAGTTGAAGATAACGGAATAGGTATGACCGCTGAAGAAATAAAATTAGCAATATTGCCTCACACCACAAGCAAAATATCCTCTATAGATGATATATATAGACTTCAAACATTTGGTTTTAGAGGGGAGGCATTAGCCTCAATTTCCAAAGTATCAAGGATGAAAATCACCTCAAAAGTTTCAGAGGAAGAATTAGGAACGTCTCTGGAAATATTCGGAGGGAAAATATTGGATGAAAAAAAGGTAAATACCTCAACAGGTACTAAAATCGAAATTATGGATCTTTTTTTTAACATACCTGCTAGAAGAAAGTTTCTTAAAAGTAATTCTGCAGAGGGGAGATATGTTACAGATATTGTAGAAAAGTTCGCTCTTTCAAATAGTATAGATTTAACATATACGAGAGATAACAAAGAAATATATAGATTTTCTAAGGACATGGACTTAGCTACAAAATGCTTAAGAATTTATCCCGAACTTAAAATGGAAGATATAATACAAGTTGATTACGAAGACCCTTCCTTTAAAATCTATGGAGTTATTTCTCATCCAAAAATTGGAAGAAGTAACAGAACCGCTCAAACCTTTTTTGTTAATAAACGATACGTAAAAGCAGCCTCTTTATTTTCTGTTTTAGAAAAAGGATACGGAACGATGCTTGAAAAAGCTGTTCATCCATATGCAGTTGTTTTTATTGATATATCTTCTGATATGGTCGATGTTAATGTTCATCCTCAAAAATTAGAAGTAAAGTTTTCTGATGAACGTAAAGTTGCTTCTTTACTAAAAAGCACTGTTAGAGAAACTTTAAATGAGAAGACATCTTTCACTCTTGAACTTGTTGAAAAAAAAGAAGAACCTCATTTTTCTGAAAACAAAAGTTCTGATTTTTCCTTCCAAGATCTTTACGATAAAGAATCGGAAAGTTACTTCAAAGAAGACACAAACGTTGAGTACTATAGAGATGATCAAGAACCCATAATAGATAAAGAACAAAATTATCAAAAAAACAATAAAATAATATCAAATAACGATTTTACATATCATAAAACAGTAAAAAATATGAATAATTTCGATTTCAGTAATTACAAAGAACTTAAACCTATTACAAAAGCCGATTCGTTAGCTAATTTAAGAATCGTAGGTATGGTTGCTGGAAGGTATTTAATCGTAGAAAGCGAAGACAAAATGCTTTTTGTAGATTTTCATGCGGCACACGAAAGATATATATACGAAAATCTAAAAAAACAGTTAGATGAAAAAGACAATCTTAGTTATAATATATTATTATCTCCAGTTAAAATAAAATTAGACAATATTAGAAAAGAAATAATTCTAGAAAATAAAGAACATTTAGAGAAGATAGGAATTATTATAGAAGAAAACAAAGAAGAAATCATTGTAAAAGGATTACCTAATCTTCTCAAGATCAATGATGTTGAAAAAATGATCTTAGAAGTTGCGGATAATTTAAGACTTTCGAATTTAGACAACGATATAAACATTTTTGACAAAAATTTAGCAACTATAGCTTGCCGATCCGCCGTTAAAACAGGAGATAATCCAACAGGAATGGAAACCCTTCTAAAAAACATACTAGAAAACAAATTACTTACCTGCCCTCATGGTAGGCCTATAATGTTTCAAATAAGTTTTAAATCATTAGATAAATATTTTGAGAGATTTTAA